The following proteins come from a genomic window of Cronobacter muytjensii ATCC 51329:
- the potC gene encoding spermidine/putrescine ABC transporter permease PotC — protein sequence MIGRLLRGGFMAAIYAYLYIPIVILIVNSFNSSRFGINWQGFTTNWYSLLMNNDSLLQAAQHSLTMAVFSATFATAIGALTAVALYRYRFRGKPFVSGMLFVVMMSPDIVMAISLLVLFMLAGIQLGFWSLLFSHITFCLPFVVVTVYSRLKGFDVRMLEAARDLGASEITILRKIILPLAMPAVAAGWLLSFTLSMDDVVVSSFVTGPGYEILPLKIYSMVKVGVSPEVNALATILLALSLVLVLASQLLLRDKTKSLPRQAFNSGDVK from the coding sequence ATGATCGGTCGACTGCTGCGCGGCGGTTTTATGGCCGCTATTTACGCTTATCTTTACATCCCGATCGTGATCCTGATTGTGAACTCATTCAACAGCTCGCGTTTCGGCATTAACTGGCAGGGCTTCACCACAAACTGGTACAGCCTGTTGATGAATAACGACAGCCTGTTACAGGCCGCCCAACATTCGCTGACGATGGCGGTCTTCTCCGCCACGTTCGCCACCGCCATCGGCGCGCTGACGGCGGTCGCGCTCTACCGCTACCGTTTTCGCGGCAAACCGTTTGTCAGCGGCATGCTGTTTGTGGTGATGATGTCGCCCGATATCGTGATGGCGATTTCCCTGCTGGTGCTGTTTATGCTGGCGGGCATTCAGCTTGGCTTCTGGTCGCTACTGTTCTCGCACATCACCTTCTGCCTGCCGTTTGTGGTTGTGACCGTCTATTCAAGGCTGAAAGGCTTTGACGTACGCATGCTTGAAGCGGCGCGCGATCTGGGCGCAAGCGAAATCACTATTCTGCGCAAAATTATCCTGCCGCTGGCGATGCCGGCGGTGGCGGCGGGCTGGCTGCTGAGCTTTACGCTGTCGATGGATGACGTCGTGGTCTCATCGTTTGTGACCGGGCCGGGCTATGAAATCCTGCCGCTGAAAATTTATTCCATGGTGAAAGTGGGCGTGTCGCCGGAAGTCAACGCGCTCGCCACCATTCTGCTGGCGCTGTCGCTGGTTTTGGTACTGGCAAGCCAGCTATTGCTTCGCGATAAAACGAAAAGCCTGCCTCGCCAGGCCTTCAACTCAGGGGACGTAAAATGA
- the lolC gene encoding lipoprotein-releasing ABC transporter permease subunit LolC gives MYQPVALFIGLRYMRGRAADRFGRFVSWLSTIGITLGVLALVTVLSVMNGFERELQNNILGLMPQAVVSASKGSVNPQQLPADRLHLQGVNRVAPLTTGDVVLQSARSVAVGVMLGIDPQQRDPLTPYLVNVKQQDLAAGKYNIILGEQLAGQLGVKRGDQLRLMVPSASQFTPMGRLPSQRLFTVIGTFAANSEVDGYQMLVNIQDASRLMRYPAGNITGWRLWLNEPLKVDVLSQQPLPAGTEWHDWRDRKGELFQAVRMEKNMMGLLLSLIVAVAAFNIITSLGLMVMEKQGEVAILQTQGLTRRQIMAVFMVQGASAGVIGALFGALLGALLASQLNNLMPVIGAFLDGAALPVVIEPLQVIGIALAAMAVALLSTLYPSWRAAATEPAEALRYE, from the coding sequence ATGTATCAACCTGTCGCGTTATTTATCGGCCTGCGCTATATGCGCGGGCGTGCAGCAGACCGCTTCGGCCGCTTCGTCTCCTGGCTCTCCACTATCGGCATCACGCTTGGCGTGCTGGCGCTGGTGACAGTGCTCTCCGTGATGAATGGTTTCGAGCGCGAACTGCAAAACAACATTCTCGGGCTGATGCCGCAGGCGGTGGTCAGCGCATCCAAAGGCTCCGTTAACCCACAGCAGTTGCCTGCCGACCGCCTTCACTTGCAGGGCGTGAACCGCGTAGCGCCGCTGACCACCGGCGATGTGGTGCTGCAAAGCGCCCGTAGCGTGGCGGTTGGCGTAATGCTGGGCATCGACCCGCAACAGCGCGATCCGCTGACGCCGTATCTGGTGAACGTCAAACAGCAGGATCTGGCCGCCGGCAAATACAACATCATTCTCGGCGAACAGCTCGCGGGCCAGCTTGGCGTCAAACGCGGCGATCAGCTGCGCCTGATGGTGCCGTCGGCAAGCCAGTTCACGCCGATGGGCCGTTTGCCGAGCCAGCGTCTCTTCACGGTGATTGGCACTTTCGCCGCCAACAGCGAAGTGGATGGCTATCAGATGCTGGTGAACATTCAGGACGCCTCGCGCCTGATGCGCTATCCGGCGGGCAATATTACCGGCTGGCGGCTGTGGCTGAACGAGCCGCTCAAGGTCGATGTGCTGAGCCAGCAGCCGCTCCCGGCAGGCACCGAATGGCACGACTGGCGCGATCGCAAAGGCGAGCTGTTCCAGGCGGTGCGCATGGAGAAAAACATGATGGGCCTGCTGCTGAGCCTTATCGTCGCTGTCGCCGCATTTAATATCATCACCTCGCTGGGGTTAATGGTGATGGAGAAGCAGGGCGAAGTGGCGATTCTGCAAACCCAGGGGCTGACGCGCCGCCAGATCATGGCGGTGTTTATGGTGCAGGGCGCGAGTGCGGGCGTCATTGGCGCGCTCTTTGGCGCGCTGCTGGGCGCGCTGCTCGCCAGTCAGTTGAATAACCTGATGCCGGTCATCGGCGCGTTTCTTGACGGCGCGGCGCTGCCGGTCGTAATCGAACCGCTGCAGGTCATCGGGATTGCGCTGGCGGCGATGGCCGTCGCGCTGTTGTCTACGCTTTATCCTTCCTGGCGCGCCGCCGCCACCGAACCCGCTGAGGCTTTACGTTATGAGTAA
- the lolE gene encoding lipoprotein-releasing ABC transporter permease subunit LolE yields the protein MGSALSLLIGLRFSRGRRRSGMVSLISVISTVGIALGVAVLIVGLSAMNGFERELNNRILAVVPHGEIEPVEQPWRGWQEVVTRVENVNGIVAAAPYVNFTGLVESGANLRAIQVKGVDPAQEQRLSALPRYVQNNAWQDFQAGKQQIIIGKGVADALKVKQGDWLSIMIPNSDADHKLLQPKRVRLQVAGILQLSGQLDHSFAMVPLADAQGYLNLGDSVTGIAIKVNDVFNANQLVRDAGQVTDAYVYIKSWINTYGYMYRDIQMIRAIMYLAMVLVIGVACFNIVSTLVMAVKDKSSDIAVLRTLGAKDGLIRAIFVWYGLLAGLLGSVSGVVVGVLASWQLTAIIHAIEKLIGHHFLSGDIYFIDFLPSELHALDVVYVLVTALVLSLLASWYPARRASRIDPARVLSGQ from the coding sequence ATGGGTTCCGCGTTATCGTTACTGATAGGCCTGCGTTTTAGTCGTGGCCGTCGGCGCAGCGGCATGGTGTCGCTGATTTCCGTGATTTCGACCGTCGGCATCGCGCTTGGCGTGGCGGTGCTGATTGTGGGGCTGAGCGCCATGAACGGCTTTGAGCGCGAACTGAACAACCGCATTCTGGCGGTGGTGCCGCACGGCGAAATCGAGCCGGTCGAACAGCCGTGGCGCGGCTGGCAGGAGGTTGTGACGCGCGTTGAGAACGTTAACGGCATCGTGGCGGCAGCGCCCTACGTGAATTTCACCGGGCTGGTGGAGAGCGGGGCAAACCTGCGCGCCATTCAGGTCAAAGGCGTCGACCCGGCGCAGGAACAGCGTCTAAGCGCGCTGCCACGCTACGTGCAGAACAACGCCTGGCAAGATTTTCAGGCGGGCAAACAGCAGATAATCATTGGTAAAGGCGTTGCGGATGCGCTGAAAGTGAAGCAGGGCGACTGGCTCTCCATCATGATCCCCAACTCCGATGCCGACCATAAGCTGTTGCAGCCCAAACGCGTGCGTTTACAGGTGGCGGGCATTCTGCAACTCAGTGGTCAGCTCGATCACAGCTTCGCGATGGTGCCGCTGGCCGATGCGCAGGGGTATCTGAATTTAGGTGACAGTGTCACGGGTATCGCTATTAAAGTGAATGACGTGTTTAACGCCAATCAGCTGGTGCGTGACGCGGGCCAGGTGACTGACGCCTACGTTTACATCAAAAGCTGGATTAACACCTACGGCTATATGTACCGCGACATCCAGATGATCCGCGCCATCATGTATCTGGCGATGGTGCTGGTGATCGGCGTCGCCTGCTTTAACATCGTTTCCACGCTGGTGATGGCGGTAAAAGATAAAAGCAGCGATATCGCGGTGCTGCGCACGCTCGGCGCGAAAGATGGCCTCATCCGCGCGATTTTCGTCTGGTACGGATTGCTGGCGGGGCTGCTTGGCTCGGTCAGCGGCGTGGTGGTGGGCGTGCTGGCCTCGTGGCAACTGACGGCGATTATTCACGCGATTGAAAAACTGATTGGTCATCATTTCCTCTCCGGCGATATCTACTTTATCGACTTTCTGCCGTCGGAGCTGCACGCGCTGGACGTGGTGTATGTGCTGGTCACGGCGCTGGTGCTGAGCCTGCTGGCGAGCTGGTATCCGGCGCGGCGCGCGAGCCGCATCGACCCGGCGCGCGTGCTGAGCGGACAATAA
- the nagK gene encoding N-acetylglucosamine kinase yields MYYGFDIGGSKIALGVYDEARRLQWQTRVATPHDSYERFLDAVATLVAEADRRFGAAGHVGVGIPGIPETDDGLLYAANLPAASGRAVRRDLSARLGREVRIDNDANCFALSEAWDDDFRAYPVVMGLILGTGVGGGIIVDGKPVTGRSFITGEFGHIRLPVDALAILGCDIPLLRCGCGQHGCIENYLSGRGFAWLWQHFYHQSLDAPEIIARWHQGDAQAQAHVERYTDLLAVCVASLLTVLDPHLLVLGGGLSGFAHLTTALAAKLPAHLLPVAKVPRIEQARHGDAGGMRGAAFLHLTRSRS; encoded by the coding sequence ATGTATTACGGGTTTGACATTGGCGGCAGCAAAATCGCCCTCGGGGTTTACGATGAAGCGCGGCGCCTGCAATGGCAAACCCGCGTGGCGACCCCGCACGACAGCTATGAACGCTTCCTCGACGCTGTCGCTACGCTGGTGGCAGAAGCCGATCGCCGATTTGGCGCTGCCGGTCATGTCGGCGTCGGCATTCCCGGTATTCCTGAAACCGACGACGGGCTGCTTTATGCGGCCAACCTGCCCGCCGCCAGCGGCAGGGCGGTACGGCGCGATCTCAGCGCGCGGCTTGGGCGCGAGGTGCGCATCGATAACGACGCCAACTGCTTTGCGCTCTCCGAAGCCTGGGACGACGACTTTCGCGCTTACCCGGTGGTGATGGGGCTAATCCTCGGCACCGGCGTTGGCGGCGGAATAATTGTTGACGGCAAACCGGTGACCGGGCGCAGCTTTATCACGGGCGAATTCGGGCATATCCGTCTGCCGGTGGACGCGCTGGCGATCCTCGGGTGCGATATCCCGCTGCTGCGCTGCGGCTGCGGTCAGCATGGCTGCATCGAGAACTATCTTTCGGGCCGGGGCTTTGCATGGCTCTGGCAACACTTCTACCATCAATCACTGGACGCGCCGGAAATCATTGCGCGCTGGCACCAGGGTGACGCCCAGGCGCAGGCGCACGTGGAGCGCTACACTGACCTGCTGGCGGTCTGCGTCGCCAGCCTGCTGACCGTGCTGGACCCGCACTTGCTGGTGCTGGGCGGCGGCTTGTCGGGGTTCGCGCATCTGACGACGGCGCTCGCAGCGAAGCTGCCCGCCCATCTGCTGCCAGTGGCGAAAGTCCCGCGTATCGAGCAGGCGCGCCACGGCGATGCAGGCGGTATGCGGGGCGCGGCTTTTCTCCATCTCACACGCTCACGGAGTTGA
- the cobB gene encoding Sir2 family NAD+-dependent deacetylase, whose product MQSRRLHRLGRFRRNKRRLRERLRQRIFFRDRVMVPEVMNKPVVVVLTGAGISAESGIRTFRAADGLWEEHRVEDVATPEGFARNPQLVQDFYNARRRQLQQPEIKPNAAHLALARLEEALGDRFLLITQNIDNLHERAGNNNVVHMHGELLKVRCSQSGQVLEWTGDVTPDDKCHCCQFPAPLRPHVVWFGEMPLGMDRIYEALARADVFIAIGTSGHVYPAAGFVHEAKLQGAHTVELNLEPSQVGSEFEEKHYGLASQVVPEYVEKLLKGL is encoded by the coding sequence ATGCAATCGCGTCGTCTGCACCGGCTGGGCCGGTTTCGAAGGAATAAACGTCGGCTGCGCGAGCGGTTGCGTCAGCGAATTTTTTTCCGGGACAGAGTCATGGTACCTGAAGTGATGAATAAACCTGTGGTAGTGGTGTTAACCGGGGCGGGCATTTCGGCGGAATCGGGCATTCGCACCTTCCGCGCCGCCGACGGACTGTGGGAAGAGCATCGGGTGGAGGATGTGGCGACGCCGGAAGGTTTCGCGCGCAATCCGCAACTGGTGCAGGATTTTTATAACGCCCGGCGGCGTCAGCTCCAGCAGCCGGAGATTAAGCCCAACGCGGCGCATCTGGCGCTGGCGCGGCTGGAAGAGGCGTTAGGCGACCGCTTTTTGCTGATAACCCAGAATATCGATAACCTGCACGAGCGCGCCGGAAATAATAATGTCGTGCATATGCATGGCGAACTGCTGAAAGTGCGCTGTTCGCAGAGCGGACAGGTGCTGGAGTGGACGGGCGATGTGACGCCCGACGATAAGTGTCACTGCTGTCAGTTCCCCGCGCCGCTGCGCCCGCACGTGGTGTGGTTCGGCGAGATGCCGCTCGGCATGGATCGGATTTATGAGGCGCTGGCGCGCGCCGATGTGTTCATTGCTATCGGCACCTCCGGTCATGTTTACCCGGCCGCCGGTTTTGTGCATGAAGCTAAGTTGCAGGGCGCGCACACGGTGGAGCTAAACCTTGAACCGAGTCAGGTTGGCAGCGAATTCGAAGAGAAGCATTACGGGCTCGCAAGCCAGGTGGTGCCGGAGTATGTCGAGAAGTTGTTGAAAGGGTTGTAG
- the lolD gene encoding lipoprotein-releasing ABC transporter ATP-binding protein LolD yields MSNSVLLQCDNLCKRYQEGKVQTDVLHNVSFSIDAGDMMAIVGSSGSGKSTLLHLLGGLDTPTSGDVIFSGRPLSSLSSAAKAELRNRELGFIYQFHHLLPDFTAMENVAMPLLIGKQPKAETERRALAMLDAVGLAHRSNHRPSELSGGERQRVAIARALVNNPRLVLADEPTGNLDARNADSIFDLLGELNKTQGTAFLVVTHDLQLAKRLSRQLEMRDGHLNPELTLMGRA; encoded by the coding sequence ATGAGTAATTCTGTGCTGTTACAGTGCGACAACCTGTGCAAACGCTACCAGGAAGGCAAAGTGCAAACGGATGTGTTGCACAACGTCAGTTTCAGCATCGATGCGGGCGACATGATGGCGATTGTCGGCAGCTCCGGCTCCGGCAAAAGTACGCTGCTGCACCTGCTGGGCGGCCTTGACACGCCGACCTCCGGCGACGTGATCTTCAGCGGGCGACCGCTGAGTTCGCTGTCGTCCGCTGCCAAAGCCGAGCTGCGTAACCGCGAGCTGGGCTTTATCTATCAGTTCCACCACCTGTTGCCGGATTTCACCGCCATGGAAAACGTGGCGATGCCGCTGCTTATCGGTAAACAGCCAAAGGCCGAGACGGAGCGCCGGGCGCTGGCGATGCTCGACGCCGTTGGGCTTGCGCACCGCAGCAATCACCGCCCGTCGGAGCTTTCCGGCGGCGAGCGTCAGCGCGTCGCCATCGCCCGTGCGCTGGTAAATAACCCGCGTCTGGTGCTGGCGGATGAACCCACCGGCAACCTGGATGCGCGCAATGCCGACAGCATTTTCGATCTGCTCGGCGAGCTTAACAAAACCCAGGGCACCGCCTTCCTGGTGGTGACGCACGATCTGCAGCTCGCGAAGCGGCTGTCGCGCCAGCTTGAGATGCGCGACGGGCATCTGAACCCTGAACTGACCCTGATGGGGAGGGCGTAA
- the potA gene encoding spermidine/putrescine ABC transporter ATP-binding protein PotA, with protein sequence MRFLRDRVKKLNTQPRSLSPLLQLADIGKSFDGKTVISDFSLTINHGEFLTLLGPSGCGKTTVLRLIAGLENADAGRITLDSQDITDVPAEHRHVNTVFQSYALFPHMTVFENVAFGLRMQKTPAAGIAPRVMDALKMVQLEEFAQRKPHQLSGGQQQRVAIARAVVNKPRLLLLDESLSALDYKLRKQMQNELKALQRKLGITFVFVTHDQEEALTMSDRIVVMRDGRIEQDGTPREIYEEPKNLFVASFIGEINIFEATVIERVDASRVRANVEGRECVLYVSFPVAVGQKLNVLLRPEDLRVEEINGEGDADGLIGFVRERNYKGMTLESVVELENGKIVLVSEFFNEDDPDFDHSLDQKMAVTWVESWEVVLADEELA encoded by the coding sequence ATGCGTTTTTTACGGGACAGAGTAAAAAAATTGAATACACAGCCGCGCTCGCTTTCCCCCCTTCTGCAACTGGCGGATATCGGGAAAAGCTTTGATGGTAAAACCGTCATTTCTGATTTCTCGCTGACCATCAATCATGGTGAATTCCTCACGCTTCTCGGCCCTTCCGGCTGCGGTAAAACGACCGTGCTGCGCCTTATCGCAGGCCTTGAGAACGCCGACGCCGGGCGAATTACCCTTGATTCGCAGGACATTACCGACGTTCCCGCCGAACATCGCCATGTGAATACGGTTTTCCAGAGCTACGCCCTTTTCCCGCACATGACGGTCTTTGAAAACGTGGCGTTTGGCCTGCGGATGCAGAAAACGCCTGCCGCCGGGATAGCGCCGCGCGTGATGGATGCATTAAAGATGGTGCAGCTTGAGGAATTTGCCCAGCGCAAACCGCATCAACTTTCCGGCGGCCAGCAGCAACGCGTGGCGATCGCCCGCGCGGTGGTCAATAAACCTCGCCTGCTGCTGCTAGATGAATCGCTGTCCGCGCTCGACTATAAACTGCGCAAACAGATGCAAAATGAGCTGAAAGCGCTCCAGCGTAAGCTGGGCATTACCTTCGTGTTCGTGACCCACGATCAGGAAGAGGCGCTGACCATGTCGGATCGCATCGTGGTGATGCGCGACGGGCGCATCGAGCAGGATGGCACGCCGCGTGAAATCTACGAAGAGCCGAAAAACCTCTTTGTGGCGAGCTTTATCGGCGAGATCAATATCTTCGAGGCGACAGTCATCGAGCGCGTCGACGCCAGCCGCGTGCGGGCGAACGTGGAAGGCCGCGAGTGTGTGTTGTATGTCAGTTTCCCGGTCGCGGTCGGCCAGAAACTCAACGTGCTGCTGCGCCCGGAAGATCTGCGCGTTGAAGAGATCAATGGCGAAGGCGACGCCGACGGCCTGATTGGCTTTGTGCGCGAGCGCAACTATAAGGGCATGACGCTGGAGTCGGTCGTTGAGCTGGAAAACGGCAAAATAGTGCTGGTCAGCGAATTCTTTAACGAAGACGATCCGGATTTCGACCACTCTCTCGATCAGAAAATGGCCGTGACCTGGGTGGAAAGCTGGGAGGTGGTGCTGGCCGATGAAGAGCTCGCGTAA
- the potD gene encoding spermidine/putrescine ABC transporter substrate-binding protein PotD, whose protein sequence is MKKWSRHLLAAGALAVGMSAAHADDGKTLYFYNWTEYVPPGLLEQFTNETGIKVIYSTYESNETMYARLKTYQQGAYDLIVPSTYFVDKMRKEGMIQKIDKSKLSNFHNLDPAMLNKPFDPNNDYSVPYIWGATAIGVNSDAIDPKSVTSWADLWKPEYKGSLLLTDDAREVFQMALRKLGLSGNTTNPKEIEAAYNELKKLMPNVAAFNSDNPANPYLEGEVNLGMVWNGSAWVARQAGAPLDVVWPKEGGIFWMDSLAIPANAKNVEGAHKLINFLLRPDVAKQVAETIGYPTPNLAARKLLKKEVSDDKSLYPDDATIQKGEWQNDVGEASAIYESYYQKLKAGR, encoded by the coding sequence ATGAAAAAATGGTCACGCCACCTGCTTGCAGCGGGTGCTCTGGCGGTCGGTATGAGCGCTGCGCACGCTGATGACGGCAAAACGCTCTACTTCTACAACTGGACCGAGTATGTGCCGCCAGGCCTGCTGGAGCAGTTCACCAACGAGACCGGCATCAAGGTTATCTATTCGACCTATGAATCGAACGAGACCATGTACGCCAGGCTTAAAACTTATCAGCAGGGCGCGTACGATCTGATCGTGCCGTCGACTTATTTTGTCGACAAGATGCGCAAGGAAGGAATGATCCAGAAGATCGACAAAAGCAAGCTGTCGAATTTCCACAATCTGGACCCGGCGATGCTGAACAAGCCGTTCGATCCGAATAACGACTATTCCGTGCCCTATATCTGGGGCGCGACGGCGATCGGCGTGAACAGCGATGCGATCGACCCGAAGAGCGTGACCTCCTGGGCGGATCTCTGGAAGCCGGAGTATAAAGGCAGCCTGCTGCTGACCGATGACGCGCGCGAAGTGTTCCAGATGGCGCTGCGCAAGCTTGGGCTTTCCGGCAACACCACCAATCCGAAAGAGATCGAAGCGGCCTATAACGAGCTGAAAAAACTGATGCCGAACGTGGCGGCGTTTAACTCCGACAACCCGGCGAACCCGTATCTGGAAGGCGAAGTGAATCTCGGTATGGTGTGGAACGGCTCTGCGTGGGTGGCGCGTCAGGCTGGCGCCCCGCTGGATGTGGTCTGGCCGAAGGAAGGCGGGATTTTTTGGATGGATAGCCTGGCTATTCCGGCGAATGCGAAAAACGTCGAAGGCGCGCACAAGCTGATTAACTTCCTGCTGCGCCCGGACGTGGCGAAACAGGTTGCCGAAACCATCGGTTACCCGACGCCGAACCTCGCCGCCCGTAAGCTGCTCAAAAAAGAGGTGTCGGACGATAAATCGCTCTACCCGGACGATGCGACCATTCAGAAAGGTGAATGGCAGAACGACGTCGGCGAGGCGAGCGCGATTTATGAGTCGTATTACCAGAAGTTAAAAGCGGGACGTTAA
- the potB gene encoding spermidine/putrescine ABC transporter permease PotB, whose translation MKSSRKFQNVVIATIVGWLVLFVFLPNLMIIATSFLTRDDAHFVSLVFTLDNYARLLDPLYFQVLLHSLNMALQATLACLVLGYPFAWFLAKLPAKVRPLLLFLLIVPFWTNSLIRIYGLKLFLSTRGYLNEFLLWLGVIDTPVRIMYTPSAVIIGLVYILLPFMVMPLYSSIEKLDKPLLEAARDLGASKLQTFVRIILPLTMPGIIAGCLLVMLPAMGLFYVSDLMGGAKNLLIGNVIKSQFLNIRDWPFGAATSITLTLVMGLMLLVYWRAARLLNKKVELE comes from the coding sequence ATGAAGAGCTCGCGTAAATTCCAGAATGTGGTGATCGCCACGATCGTCGGCTGGCTGGTGCTGTTTGTGTTCCTGCCTAACCTGATGATCATCGCCACCAGCTTCCTGACCCGCGACGACGCGCATTTCGTAAGCCTGGTGTTTACGCTGGATAACTACGCGCGCCTGCTCGACCCGCTCTATTTCCAGGTGCTGCTGCACTCGCTGAATATGGCGCTGCAGGCGACGCTCGCGTGTCTGGTGCTGGGCTACCCGTTTGCCTGGTTCCTGGCGAAACTGCCGGCGAAAGTGCGCCCGCTGCTGCTGTTTTTGCTGATAGTTCCCTTCTGGACGAACTCGCTTATCCGTATTTACGGCCTGAAGCTGTTTCTCAGCACGCGCGGCTATCTGAACGAGTTTTTGCTCTGGCTCGGCGTTATCGACACGCCGGTGCGCATCATGTATACGCCGTCAGCGGTGATTATCGGCCTGGTTTATATCCTGCTGCCGTTTATGGTGATGCCGCTCTACTCCAGTATTGAGAAGCTCGACAAGCCGCTGCTGGAAGCCGCGCGCGATCTCGGCGCCAGCAAGCTGCAAACTTTTGTGCGCATTATCCTGCCGCTGACGATGCCGGGCATTATTGCCGGGTGTCTGCTGGTGATGCTGCCCGCGATGGGCCTGTTTTATGTCTCCGATCTCATGGGCGGCGCAAAAAACCTGCTTATCGGCAACGTTATCAAGAGCCAGTTCCTGAACATCCGCGACTGGCCGTTCGGCGCGGCGACCAGCATCACGCTGACGCTGGTGATGGGCCTGATGCTGCTGGTGTACTGGCGCGCCGCGCGCCTGCTTAACAAGAAGGTGGAGCTGGAATGA